A segment of the Gossypium hirsutum isolate 1008001.06 chromosome D10, Gossypium_hirsutum_v2.1, whole genome shotgun sequence genome:
TGCCGGGAAGTGGATCAACACAATAAGACACAGTGGACTGAagtgaagctacttgaagaagagaaccATCAAAAGAAGTCAAGATCCTGCAAGACCCGGCCAATTTGGCATTTTgaaagtctttgcttcattctcgttacacgacaataagcaaagaggggcagctgtgaatgcccaaatttgaccgggcttaCAACCCAAGAACATAAAATACAACAGGCCCAAAAAATACGAATGGCCCAATTTTAGCCCAATACCCCAACCAACCCTAACCCACAAAGAAAAACTAAACACATTTCAGCCAAGAAAAAACCTAGGTGCACCGCACCTAGGTCTTCAAGCCTCTGCTCCTGGCTGCCTCCGCCGACCTACTCGCACGCCTCCGCCGTCGTTTGCACCAACGCGTCTGACACCTGCAAAACGAGCAACACGCAACAACGGAAGAAACAAATAGCAAAACGACAAAAATAGAAGTTTAGGGGTTGTAAAAAATTGGCTATATAGTCCGAACACAAATATTGTAATCtctctcttcttccttttttttcacGAACACACATCAgaaatcaaaaaaagaaatagaagttTCAAAAGGCcgaaaaatctgattgtttttttgagtttttctgttttctgttcttctcttttttattttttgtttatatttatttattggttCGATTCTTTTACAAATCGGTTTGAACAAATAACatagaataaagaaaaagaaagaaatcgtACCTGGATCCGGTGGCTCCGTTGACGGATGTCTTCTCGCCATCGTCGGATTCGGGCTTAAAGGAGGCCAAAGACCATTTTTTTCTTGGCTCCTCGTTTCAAAAATTCGGCCTTCGAACGTGCTTTAAAGCACTGGTCAAAAAACCGCATTTTGCGCGACGCGGGCCACTGGCCACGGCGGTGCTGCGGCGGCGactatggccggccaagggtgGGGTTGAAAGAAACCGAGAGAGAGACCAAGGGGgttctctctgttttttttttgaaaatgtgattaaagtgttttttgttttgattttttgctATATATATTTacaccaaaacggcgccgtttagccCTCTCAGACCCGCATGCGCGACCCGACCCGTCTACGGGATCCGCGCGTTTCTGATTAAGGGGCTATTTGCGCCCTTGGTCCCTCCacattattgttttgttttaatttaatctttcCGCGTGTTTTGTACGGAATGGCAAtttgcgcttttagcccttccgcttttttcatgtttttataatcaagtctttttattgtttttaattttgccCTGCAATGCTTTTGCGTTTTCAACTTAGTCCCTACTGGAACTCTGCGTTTTGCAAGAATGGGATTATTTCCCCTTTGCCCCTCCTAGTTTTTCAGCGCGTTTGATGTGGcccttccttttttatttattttagatttgacctcgaattttgttttaaaattcaacttagccttttttgttattttagttattttcttattaaaactaatatattattattatcattattattatcatattattttttatacttactatgtaaatttaaaatatattaatcttattatagtattattattattttaattacttatatatttatatgctcATACATATGAttttatagtatatatatatgcatatttttataatctatatatatatacccctatatatatactttttatattttatgatagttacatatatatacttacatatattttcatatctttatagctttatttattttattccttattATCCTTGTTTACTTAGTGTTCatgtatctatttatttatatgtccatttttatgctaaaatttatttatttatttatttgctatggcatatgcatgattgatttattttattattcgtttttgttcattttttttcacattatcatgtttattattctATTGTGCATATAAATATCATGTttcaaaaaggaaaatatttctAATCGAGGCAATATTCAGCGTTTGGAAATTctagaaaacatgccctaaggtgctgggtgtcgatttttctcgttcaaccaaatagctaaatatcctcttaaaaattttaaaataaggcaatgttttgcgtttggaaattcgaggaacgtgccctaaggtgctgggtttcgatttctcgtttaaccaaattgttgaatatcctcttgaattttaATCCATGCCATTCAAGtttttttaggatcgtattttaaatttctttaaagttttcagtttttcgacattaagacattaagtaatcaattaggtaccaatttttgggcgtatcgagggtgctaatccttcctcgtgcgtaaccgactcccgaacccatttttctgaatttcgtggaccaaacttgttgttttaataaaatcaaatcatttattaaaaacaatcacttttcgaggtgatccgatcacacctcatcaaaaaagatcggtggcgactcccatttttgttttcattttccaaaacccaagttgaccccgtttttcatccaaaaaatggtgtcaacaaataCCTTCCAATGTATACAAAACATTAAAAAGCAAGTTTCCCGACAATCACATCTCCAGTAATCATATTCTGAAAAATCACATTCTATTAAAACCATAATATGAGAAAGTACCGAactctatttaaatttaatcGAGACACGACTTTATGCGagaataaaagatgaaaaaataattttcaattattttttggtaaataaaaaaaaatctttttactcaaatagaataaaatttttaaaatatactaaaaatcctaattaataaatattacattttttccaaataaataataatttatttaagcaTGAACCGTTTAAGGCGAGATTAACTATTTAGGCACGTGATAGTTCTTACATTTTACcttggataaatttttttatcacacTCGCTTCTGTCGCGCGTGAATAAAGGTTTCTTCAAACCTTCACAGCTTTCCAATGGCGACCCAACCACAATCCTTTTAACAATTTATACCCCCAAAAACCTAAAACAGAGtcttatcatcatcatcatcttcaccaTAACCCTTTTTCTTTACATGCGAATGTAAAAAACTCCATTAAAAAAAGACCAAAAAAACCATGGCCAACAACACCAACAAGAAACTGAAACATCACCGGAACCAAGATTCCGACGACGGTAATCCCGAAGTTTGGGCAACGATAGACAAGAGTTTCAAGCAAGTCCAATCGGTTTTAGACCGGAACCGGATGTTGATCCAGCAAGTCAACGAGAATCATCAATCGAAGATCCAGGACAACATGGTGAAGAACGTAGCATTAATTCAAGAACTTAATGGGAACATATCAAAGGTTGTTTCACTTTACTCCGATTTGTCTTCAAATTTCTCTACTGCTTTTCAGCAACAACATAGCAATGAACATCCCAAAGAAGGTTGAAAGTATGTCattgagaataaaaaaaatggaaaatagtgataatattaataacaaaggGTCTAAAGTACTCttaaatcttttatatatttatgtttatttgttgTAGTTTGGTGTTTagattttatgtttttagatAAATTGGTTTCTggtttttttgtgttttaagaACATGATGTGTTGGATTTTTTAGGGTGTTGATGTTGGGATTTTATGTTTCTGTTTTACTATGTGGTTTATAAAagtatctttttttatttaaaaaattaattcatctttacTCATATTTTAGTAAAATGAGTAAAATACAATCTAGCTCCTAATATAAAGACTTTAGGTgttcaaaaaatgataaaatatcgATATGTTCACTCACCGTCTCCTTTTTATCTTTAAGACTACCAAAAGCGGCGTTGGATGGCAAAACTGACCGGAAAACATTATCAATTAAAACAGGATCTAAAAATATGCATTTAGTTTGAAACAAAGCGTGTATGAATTTATATAGGCATTTCGCCACTATCTACAATGACAGCTTTAGCTTTTGGTACCCCACTTTGTCTTCCTTGAGCTTCAATCTTGAAGACAACATCCATTCCGGCGATCACCTTGCCGAATACGACATGATGACCGTCCAACCTTTAATAAATCAACGGCATGCATGCGTGCATGTCAGCTCGGGAAAATCTCATACGATCTTAATGTTAATGTGAACTATGAAAAGCTCATGCATGAAAAATAACATGATCAGAGTTTATTTGACCAGTCACAAGATAAGAAAACCGATGTTGCCCAATTCCATGTCTTTCACAAGGAAGAAAAACAGTAAAAAGCTATAGTACTTGAACTCAGAGGTTAGTGTTGGGTAGTGAAACATGTCTAATGTTTGGAGTAACATACTCTCATCcctatatatgaatatgaatcgGACATAGATGACAGATAAGGATAGTTTTAGTAACAAAGATAAAGTTCAGAGAAAAGGCAAATACCAGCCGGTTGTTACGGTTGTGATGAAGAATTGTGATCCATTGGTGTTTGGTCCAGCATTGGCCATTGAAAGCCGTCCTGTTCATAATGAAGATAATTGAAAATGTAGACAATTAATAATGTACTTCTTACCAGCCTTGCTGATTTGTAGTTCGAGTTTACTGTCCCACCAATGACTAGGAAAACCTCTTAATAGAAAGAATGCATCGAAGGAGACTTGTAAGCTATACAAGGATTGTAACTCACCAGGTCCTTCATGCTTAAGCTTGAAATTCTCATCGGCAAACCTTTCACCGTATATCGACTCTCCACCTCGCCCGTCGCCACGAGTAAAGTCGCCACCTTGGATCATAAAGCTTGGAATAATTCTATGAAACGTGCTCCCTTTGTAATGGAGAGGTTTCCCACTCTTTCCGGCTCCTTTCTCCCCTGTAATTCAAAGAATGAATATAAGTACGCAGCTATAAAGTAGTGAGTTTTCATGGTTAACTAATCAGAACTAAAACAAAAAGGTCAAGCACCAATATTGAACTAAAGATCTATTCTTCAATCCATTTGGCAGCAATTTCAAATCCCACATGCTATGTTGCTTtgattcttcatttttcaaagaaGCACCCGTATCCAACACTTGTGTCCAACACATGGATATGGGATATGACCTCCAAAGATCCTTCAAATACATGAAAAGACTAAGAAAAACTAACCATACCCGTGCCAGATTCAGGTAAACccaagtccaagtaacatagcccacgttatatatatatatctaggtATTATCATCTAATACATCTAAACTTTATAAGACGACTTTTACTCGATATTTGTACACGTAGTGTTAAGGCATGTCATAGGACTCTTGAATAACGGTTTTACTCCTAATAAACAAGGATTATACTTTCATTAACGAGCTGAACATCCAAAGATGCAAATAGACAGATAAGATACTTAGAATGTTCGGGTCAAGAAGATATTGAAGCATATACTCAGATCCAGAAAAATGAGGCCCAGCCATTGCTAAATTATGCAAAAATAAGTTGCTTTTATAAGTAAAAATACATCTATAATAAAAAGATCGTCACTTCATTATACAATACAAAATCACTGCAACTTTGTGCCTGCTCCGTGCTTGCGAGAAATAAATCACATTACTTCAAGCACTAAAAACATATAACATAAGAAGGGAGCAAATGTTACTTATTTACCTGTACAAAGGGCACGGAAGTTCTCTgcggaaagaaaaaaaaagttatgatTCGTAACAACTAACGGGTAATTGCACATTGTTTCCATGAAAATGAAGGTCAAAGACCTGCAAAATTTCTGAGCTATTTACCTGCGGTTTTAGGAACGGTTTTGCCGAAAAGGCCTATGACTATTCGACCTGAAAGCGAAAACCAACTAACATAGTTATTACTTCTATAAGTGTATCTAAGAGACCTTCTAAGCAATAACAGTGTGGGATACAAATTTACtgttaaaaaaaaagggtaaaagtaCTATTAAGGCTCTTGTACTaaaagtcagattgcattttgtcctctTTACTAAAAATATGGACAAATTAGTTCTTGTACATTAGATAAAAGAGCAAATtgaccttttttttattaaaaatttcatccattttttaaGTAGAAAGTGTAAAATGAAATATGACTCCTGGTGCAAGAGTCTCCATGCTAGTTTTACCTAGAAAAGCAAGAAAACgaaaaattcaacatttaatttttccAACTGATGATTGCATGTTTTGTTTGCAAGACcctaaatttatataattcaacAACAAAAAAAGGGACAAATTCAGAATGATTAATACAAACATTGGATAGTGggaaaaattcaatttttaaaggATAAAAATGCAAACTTTacaaaaaagagggaaaaaattttaaaaaaattccttttAAAGTACACTAACACAATAAATACCACTATtacagaaaaaaatatatcaaacaaaAGCCATACCAGCAGATTTTCCATCAATCTGAACATCAAAGTAAACTTTATGCGTAATTTCTTCTGAATCATCATCAAAACcctaaaattacattaaaaaaggacaaaaaaaaccccaaattcACTTCAATTAAATAAACATACCCTATAGATCCATAGATTCAAAAAAAGAGTAAGAGTTTACCATAAATGAATTGACAAACCTGAATAAGCTTAGGCTCTGGAACTCCAGCATCGCTAAATCGATTCTAAAAAAACAtcaaaaaagaagggaaaaaaaacccttttttttcaattttttagggGTAAGGAAATAAAagaggagagaaaaagaaaggtaCCTGAATTATAGCTAAGGTTCCAAAAAGAACTAGAAACCATAACACTGCAACCGAAGCCAATCTCGTTTTAGTGGCCATCTCTTTGCTTCTGGTTTTTCTTCAGCAGTATTTCAATGGCGAAAATGGTGGAGTGTGAATATATACTGTAAAGAGTTTTTCGTTTCCCTGTTTGGGAATTTCAGTTGAAAACCGGTTTATTGTGTTGCTTGTATTTGATGGGTAAATTATAACCGATTGTTaaattattcgaaaattttcatttaaattgcAGCAAACGAAAGcattcattttctttctcttatataatttaataatcaagACGGTGTTATTTATTAGCAAAATCTCAACTCTATCGAGTGAAAAAATTACTAGATAACTAATGTTTTAGGAAAAAATGAGTATGCTTCGTGGAGTTTTTCTTTTTGtcctttaatattttga
Coding sequences within it:
- the LOC121222639 gene encoding peptidyl-prolyl cis-trans isomerase CYP19-4, encoding MATKTRLASVAVLWFLVLFGTLAIIQNRFSDAGVPEPKLIQGFDDDSEEITHKVYFDVQIDGKSAGRIVIGLFGKTVPKTAENFRALCTGEKGAGKSGKPLHYKGSTFHRIIPSFMIQGGDFTRGDGRGGESIYGERFADENFKLKHEGPGRLSMANAGPNTNGSQFFITTVTTGWLDGHHVVFGKVIAGMDVVFKIEAQGRQSGVPKAKAVIVDSGEMPI
- the LOC107931853 gene encoding protein EARLY FLOWERING 4, with the protein product MANNTNKKLKHHRNQDSDDGNPEVWATIDKSFKQVQSVLDRNRMLIQQVNENHQSKIQDNMVKNVALIQELNGNISKVVSLYSDLSSNFSTAFQQQHSNEHPKEG